In the genome of Streptomyces sp. SAI-127, the window GAGGCACCTTGGCCAAGGTCCCCGCCCCCGGCACCTCCAGGCGCTGCTCCTCCTGCGGCCGCACCACGCCCGGCAGCCGGGAGTCCCAGGCCGTGTTCGTGTGCAAGAACCCGGACTGCGGCTGGTCGGGCAACGCCGACCACAACGCAGCCCGCAACGTCTTACATCTGTACCGGATGGGCCTCGCGCTCATCCCGGCTGCCGGGAGGGCAGTCGTCAGGCGCGCAAAGCGCGTCAAACCCGCTGCCGCAAGGTAAGCAGGAATCTCCCGGCTTCAGCCGGGAGAGCACTTCAAGAGCTGCCGGTGACCTGGTGAGGGCCCGACCATCCCGGTCGGTCAGTTCTCCCCCCGGGGGAAGGACACCTCGACTCGGCGGTTCTTCTTGCGGCCCGACTCCGTCGAGTTGGAGGCGATCGGGTAGTCCTCGGAGTAGCCGCGGACCTCGTAGGTGATGCCCGAGTCCTTCAACTCCTGGTCGAGGACGTCCTGTACGGCGTTGGCGCGCTGACGCGACAGCGTGCGGCCGTGGGCGTAGCTGCCGAGGTTGTCGGTGAAGCCGAAGACGCGGATCCGGGTGGCGTTCTGGTTCTTGATCTCCGCCGCGATCGCGGAGATACGGGCCTTCGCCTCGCCGTTCAGCTTCGCGCTGTCCTTGCCGAACAGGACCTCCGCCTGGAGGGCGAACTTCACGTCCGCGTTGGTGTCCTCGCGCCGTTCGTCTCCGCTCTGGTCCTCGACGACCTGCTTGATGTCCAGGACCTTCGGTTCGGCGAGGGTGGCGCCTTCCGGGAGCTTCAGATCCGGGTCGTTGGGGTCCACCTCGACGGGTGCGGTGGCGGAGGGTTCGGTGCCCGGGGGCACGCTGGGGCCGTCGTCGGCCTGTGCCGGGGTGAGGGTCAGCGCCGCCATGAGCGAGGCGACCGTGATGGCGAGGGCCAGGCGGGGTGGGGTTCGGGTGGCGGTCATGGTGGGCGTCATCCGGAGATCTGGATGGGGGCGGAGGCGAAGGTGGGGAGTTGGAAGGCCATCTCCGTTGTGCCTTCGGGCGGTGCCGGGAACTGCATGAACACGGCGATGCTTTCGCCCGCCTTGAGGGTCGAGAAGCCTGTAGTGGTCAGCGGGCGACCGTCGGTGTCCCGGAGGACGTAGTACCGCTTCTTGCCCTTCGAATCGACGAGAGTTGCACCGCCCAGCGATCGGCCGTTCCGGACGATCTCGGTCTCGTCACCCCGCACCGCCGCGGGGACGACCACGCTCTTGTCGCTGTCGTTCTTCAGGTTCCCGTTCACAGTGACGAAGCCGCCGGCGTCCCGCGCGGCGGAGGTGATCTGGAGCAGCAGCCCGTCCTGGCCTTTCAACTCCGCCAAGGGCACGTCCGCCTGCCCCTCCTGAGTACTGGGTTGGGACCCGTCTCCCCGGGAGGCGGAAGCCGAAGCCTCGGGCTTCTTGTCGTCTCCGCCCCCTCCACCGCAGCCGGCCACACCGACGGCCAGTCCGGCCGCGACCGTCAGCGCGACGATCCCCCTGCGGGCCTTCGCCGTGAACCGAATGCTCATCACTCTGCTTCCTTCGTCGCTGGTGTCGTCAGCTTGTCAGTCCGCCAGGTGGACGTCGAAGAGATCCTCGGGTTTCGGGAGATTCGTGAGGTCCGTCGGGTCCAAGGGCCAGTCGATTCCGTCGTCGCACGTGAGCTTCGGGAGCACGTCCGGGTCGGCACCCGTTCCGGGCAGCTCGAAATCGCAGCGCGGCTCGATCACGGCGCGGGCGCGCTCGGTCGAATGCTCGCCCTCGGTGCCGGGGACGATGGATTCACCGACGCTCTGGTTGGTCGTGGCCTCGACTTCGTAGCCCGGGAGCGCCCACTCCGGGTGGGCATCGCACTGCACGCTCGCGTCGTTCTGCGCCGCCAGTTGGGTCGCCCGGGCACAACCTCCGAACATCACTCCCCCGCCGTCGAAGATGTCGTGCCACTTGGTGGGGTCGAGGATGTTCTCCACCCACTCGTCGGTGAGCTTGTCCCGGGTGTCCAGGGCCGCCGCCAGTGCCGCCGCATCGGCCGCGGTCTGGGCGCTGTTCCGGTTGGCCGCGGCCTGGCCGACGGCGAGATAGGCGAACGCAAGCAGGAGCAGGCCCCCCACCACCGTGATGTAGATGGGGAAGGCCTGCCCTGCGTCGCTGTGCGAGTAGAGGCGCGTCAGCCGCCGGTGACGTTGGCGATCTGCTCGGTGATGGCGTCGTAGATCGTGTTGCCGATGTCCGTCCCCGTGATCGCCAGCACAATCGCCACCACCACCGCGATGATGCCCAGGTACTCGACCGCGGTCTGACCCTTGTCGTCGTTGAACCGGTTGTTCATGGCGGGCCCCTTCGGCGTCGTCGCTGTCGACAACCGGAACGTAGACCTGCGGATACCGATCGGCGCAGGGCCCCTGGGCCCAAATCCGGGCCCAACCTCGCATCGACACCGCTCACCCCACCCCTCGGCCCGAACTCGGCGCCGTGCCCAGCCACTTCGCGGCGGCCTCGGAGCGGCTCGTGCTGTGGAGCTTGGCGAAGATGCGGTTGATGTGGTTCTTGACGGTCTTCTCGCTGATGAAGCAGGCGGCGGCGATCTGCTGGTTGTTCATGCCGGATGCGATGAGGTTCATGATCTCCGCCTCCCTCGCGCTGAGTTGGAAACGCGACCGGTCCGATGACGACTGTCCCACAGATGATTGCAGTTGCGAAAGCCCTTTGAGGGGAAACGGCGGTGCAGGAACCGGAAGATGGGGGTTTACGTGTGCATTCGCATCGCGTAGCTGGGTCAGCAGCGCGCCCGCCGCCGTGGGCGTGAGGTGGGTGCGGCCCTGCACGGTGTCCCTGACGGCCAGCACGAGCTGGTCCGCGGTGAACTCGCCGTGGACGAGGTAGCCGTCGGCTCCCCTGCGCAGCGCCTCCTGGACGGTCTCCGGCTCTCCGCTGTACGTCAGCATCAGCACCGGGGCGATCGGCACGAGGTACGGCAGCGCCGAGAGCCCGTCGACGCCCGGCATCCGGACGTCCAGGAGGATCACGTCCGGGTGGTGCCGGCTCGCGGCCTCGTACGCCTCGCGGCCGTCCGCCGCCTCCGCCACGACCGTGATGTCCTCGCGGCCCGTGAGGAGGGCGGTGAGGCCCGCTCGGACCACCGGGTTGTCGTCGGCGACGACGATCCGGACGGGGGTGGGCTGGGCCGTCGGGAACAGCGCGATCGGTGGGGCGGGGTGCTGGGGGTCGTCCGGCATGTCGCGGCCTCCTCTCGTGGTGGGGCGGGTGGTCATCGGTCCGCCCGCGGAAGTGGCAAGGGCAGTTCCAGGAGTACTTCCGTGCCCTTCGCGTCCGCGCCCTCGCCGATGTGGATACGGGCGCCCACCGACTCGGCGCGTTCCACCATGCCGACCAGGCCGAAGTGGCCGGAGCGGCGGAGTGCGTCGAGGGTGGTGTCCGGGGGGAGGCCGCGGCCGTCGTCCTGGACGCTGATGCTGAGCAGTTCGTGGTCGGGGTCCACGTCCGCGGTGACGTCGATGCGTGTGGCCTCGGCGTGCCGGTGGGCGTTCTCCATCGCCTCCTCGGTGATGGTGAGGAGTTGGCGGGCCACGGGGTGCGGGACGGCGAGCGCGGGGTGCGGGTGGGTGGGGGCCCGGTAGGTCGCCTTGAGGGTCGTACGTGCGCTGAAGTTCCTTGTGCGGGCGGCCAGTTCCTCGAGTACGTCCGTGGTGGGGGCCTGGTCCCGGCGCAGATCCGTCAGGAGTTCGCGGGACTCTGTCGCCGCTCTGCGGGCCGCTCGGGCCACCAGTCCGGCCTGTCGTTCGAGCAGGGCCGGGTCCGGGGCGGGGGCGGCCGCCGACGTCGCCAGGCCTTCCGCCGCCAGCGCCACGCCGTGGAGGGTCTTCGCCACCGAGTCGTGCATCTCCCGCGCCAGGCGGGCCCGTTCCTCGCTGATCGCCTCCGCCACCGCCAGGCGGGCCTTCATCGCGGTGAGGGCCTGGGTCGCCGTGCCGAAGCGGAGCAGGAGGTTGCGCAGGGTGGAGCCGACCGCGCCCGTGATCACGCAGAAACCCGGGAGGAGAAGCATCTCGGCGGGAGTCGTGTTCGGGTGCGGGAGGGCTGTCTGGGCCAGGAGCAGGATCAGGGACTGCAGGGACGCGAAGACCGCGGCGCCTCGCCAGCTGTAGGCGATACCGGCGAGGAGCGGGGTGCAGACGCTGACGTAGGCGAGCGTGGTGTCGGGGCCCGCGGAGATCAGGAGGAGGCTGGCGAAGAGGGTGTCCGCGGCGAGGAGGGTGGGGTGGCGCAGGAGGAGGGGGCCGAAGCGTTCCCAGTCCCTGAAGAGGGCGTACGACACCATG includes:
- a CDS encoding pilus assembly protein TadG-related protein encodes the protein MTRLYSHSDAGQAFPIYITVVGGLLLLAFAYLAVGQAAANRNSAQTAADAAALAAALDTRDKLTDEWVENILDPTKWHDIFDGGGVMFGGCARATQLAAQNDASVQCDAHPEWALPGYEVEATTNQSVGESIVPGTEGEHSTERARAVIEPRCDFELPGTGADPDVLPKLTCDDGIDWPLDPTDLTNLPKPEDLFDVHLAD
- a CDS encoding histidine kinase — translated: MDIQVNALQAMCRQVFGFRLAMIALAAPAALLNANPGLGTRLVGAAVVVTFMVSYALFRDWERFGPLLLRHPTLLAADTLFASLLLISAGPDTTLAYVSVCTPLLAGIAYSWRGAAVFASLQSLILLLAQTALPHPNTTPAEMLLLPGFCVITGAVGSTLRNLLLRFGTATQALTAMKARLAVAEAISEERARLAREMHDSVAKTLHGVALAAEGLATSAAAPAPDPALLERQAGLVARAARRAATESRELLTDLRRDQAPTTDVLEELAARTRNFSARTTLKATYRAPTHPHPALAVPHPVARQLLTITEEAMENAHRHAEATRIDVTADVDPDHELLSISVQDDGRGLPPDTTLDALRRSGHFGLVGMVERAESVGARIHIGEGADAKGTEVLLELPLPLPRADR
- a CDS encoding response regulator transcription factor, producing the protein MPDDPQHPAPPIALFPTAQPTPVRIVVADDNPVVRAGLTALLTGREDITVVAEAADGREAYEAASRHHPDVILLDVRMPGVDGLSALPYLVPIAPVLMLTYSGEPETVQEALRRGADGYLVHGEFTADQLVLAVRDTVQGRTHLTPTAAGALLTQLRDANAHVNPHLPVPAPPFPLKGLSQLQSSVGQSSSDRSRFQLSAREAEIMNLIASGMNNQQIAAACFISEKTVKNHINRIFAKLHSTSRSEAAAKWLGTAPSSGRGVG
- a CDS encoding OmpA family protein, yielding MTATRTPPRLALAITVASLMAALTLTPAQADDGPSVPPGTEPSATAPVEVDPNDPDLKLPEGATLAEPKVLDIKQVVEDQSGDERREDTNADVKFALQAEVLFGKDSAKLNGEAKARISAIAAEIKNQNATRIRVFGFTDNLGSYAHGRTLSRQRANAVQDVLDQELKDSGITYEVRGYSEDYPIASNSTESGRKKNRRVEVSFPRGEN